The following coding sequences are from one Patescibacteria group bacterium window:
- the porA gene encoding pyruvate ferredoxin oxidoreductase, giving the protein MFKKTQNNFKEKALTGGAAVAEAMRQVNPEVMCAYPITPQTPIIETFAQIKADGLVDTELVLPESEHSALSIVVGASAAGTRAMTATASQGLALMAEILWAASGLRLPIVMAVAGRALSAPINVHGDHSDSIGLREAGWVQLYSETAQEAYENMLLAVRLAEASEVRLPVMVMLDGFFTSHNVENVKIFNDKIIKKFLGQYKAEFSLFNTQDPVSYGPLALPNYYFEIKYQQQQAMKKVVSNFKKIAGELKKITQTNYKIFEEYKVKDADYVMIVMGSTAGTAKEVVDDLRKQGHKVGILKPVLYRPFPYQAMAQVLKNKKAVAVLDRAMSFGAQASLYTDIKSSLYHEKKRPLLQSYVYGLGGRDIYDKDINQVFKDLMSGKINQQEKYINLRK; this is encoded by the coding sequence ATGTTCAAAAAAACACAAAATAATTTTAAAGAAAAGGCGCTAACTGGTGGCGCGGCTGTGGCTGAAGCCATGCGACAGGTTAATCCTGAGGTGATGTGCGCTTATCCCATTACGCCACAGACGCCAATTATTGAAACTTTTGCGCAAATCAAAGCCGATGGTTTAGTTGACACAGAATTAGTTTTACCAGAATCAGAACATTCGGCTTTAAGTATTGTGGTTGGCGCTTCAGCAGCTGGCACGCGAGCCATGACAGCTACGGCTTCACAAGGCCTAGCTTTAATGGCAGAAATTTTATGGGCCGCTTCAGGTTTACGTTTGCCAATTGTCATGGCAGTGGCTGGTCGCGCTTTATCGGCGCCAATTAATGTGCACGGTGACCACTCAGATTCAATTGGTTTGCGTGAAGCCGGTTGGGTTCAGCTATATTCTGAAACAGCTCAAGAAGCTTACGAAAATATGTTATTAGCTGTCAGATTAGCTGAAGCTTCAGAAGTTAGATTACCAGTTATGGTAATGTTAGACGGTTTTTTTACTTCACACAACGTGGAAAATGTTAAAATTTTTAATGATAAAATTATTAAAAAGTTTTTAGGTCAATACAAAGCAGAATTTTCTTTATTTAATACGCAAGATCCTGTTTCCTATGGACCATTGGCTTTGCCTAATTATTATTTTGAAATTAAATATCAACAACAGCAGGCCATGAAAAAAGTGGTGTCCAATTTTAAAAAAATAGCTGGAGAATTGAAAAAAATCACTCAAACTAATTACAAAATATTTGAAGAATATAAAGTTAAAGATGCTGACTATGTGATGATTGTTATGGGTTCAACAGCTGGTACGGCTAAAGAGGTGGTTGATGATTTAAGAAAACAGGGTCACAAGGTTGGAATTTTAAAACCAGTTTTATATCGACCCTTCCCTTATCAAGCTATGGCTCAAGTCTTGAAAAATAAAAAAGCGGTGGCTGTTCTAGATCGGGCCATGTCCTTTGGTGCTCAGGCAAGTTTATACACCGATATTAAATCAAGTTTATATCATGAGAAAAAACGACCGTTATTACAAAGTTATGTTTATGGTCTGGGTGGTCGCGATATTTACGATAAAGATATTAATCAAGTTTTTAAAGATTTAATGTCAGGTAAAATTAATCAACAAGAAAAATATATTAATTTAAGAAAGTAA
- a CDS encoding 4Fe-4S binding protein, with the protein MSIEKLKSSNELKRGAVLKQKQDSSLKYKTGSWRTFKPDFDEAKCIHCLQCVYFCPENCILIKQGKRDKVDLDYCKGCGLCAQICPVQAIKMIKDNKNSHVQKNTK; encoded by the coding sequence ATGTCAATAGAAAAATTAAAATCATCAAATGAATTAAAAAGGGGCGCTGTTTTAAAACAAAAGCAGGACTCAAGTTTAAAATATAAAACCGGCTCATGGCGAACTTTTAAGCCTGATTTTGACGAAGCAAAATGTATTCACTGTCTGCAATGTGTTTACTTTTGTCCAGAAAATTGTATTTTAATTAAACAAGGTAAGCGCGATAAAGTGGATTTAGATTATTGCAAAGGTTGTGGTTTGTGTGCTCAAATTTGTCCAGTTCAAGCAATTAAAATGATTAAAGATAATAAAAATTCTCATGTTCAAAAAAACACAAAATAA
- a CDS encoding 2-oxoacid:acceptor oxidoreductase family protein, giving the protein MFEVRIHGRAGQGAKLAAQLLAETALTEGKFIQAFPEYGPERSGAPVVSNVRIDKKEIRKHYPVVQPDVVVILDPNLIEVVDINQGVGPETLVIINTDQTIIEIKKQYQIKGQVKTLPATGIALETIKTNKPNTVLLAYLIQLTKVVKINSFKKIVQQEFKHKGKEEFIQSNLTAIEKGYNFKK; this is encoded by the coding sequence ATGTTTGAAGTTAGAATTCATGGTCGCGCGGGTCAGGGAGCTAAATTGGCAGCTCAGCTTTTAGCTGAAACTGCTTTAACCGAAGGTAAATTTATTCAGGCTTTTCCCGAGTATGGACCAGAACGATCAGGGGCGCCAGTAGTATCAAATGTTAGAATTGATAAAAAAGAAATCAGAAAACACTATCCAGTTGTTCAACCAGATGTGGTTGTGATTTTAGACCCAAATTTAATTGAAGTAGTTGATATTAATCAAGGTGTTGGACCAGAAACCCTGGTAATTATTAACACTGATCAGACAATTATTGAAATAAAAAAACAATATCAAATTAAGGGTCAAGTTAAAACTTTGCCAGCCACGGGGATAGCCCTAGAGACTATAAAAACAAACAAACCCAATACAGTTTTATTAGCTTATTTAATTCAATTAACTAAGGTAGTTAAAATTAACTCTTTTAAAAAAATAGTTCAACAGGAATTTAAACACAAGGGTAAAGAAGAATTTATTCAATCGAATTTAACAGCAATCGAAAAAGGATATAATTTTAAAAAATAA